A segment of the Flavobacteriales bacterium genome:
TCGCTTCAACGCGTGCGGCCACATCAGCCTGTTCCCGCCGCGTGCGTTCACTGAGCACCTTCGGGATCATCGCGCGGGCGATCACGGCCGCTCCTTTGTCCAGCGCATCCGATGCGGTCTGTTCGCGTGCGGCCTTGCCTTCATCGGTGTCGGCGGAGGATCGGGTGTTGCAGAGGATCAGCCCTTGCACGCGTTCCGGCCATTGCTCCGCGAAGGCCATGGCCACGTAACCTCCCATGCTCAGGCCGCAGAGCACGGCGCGCTCGATGCCGCGCTCATCGAGCAGGGCATGCAGGTCATCGGCATAGGCTTCCATGGACATGGCGCGTGGCACTTCGCGACGGTCAGTGCCGAAGCCGCGCAGATCGGGCGCCAGCACCTCAGCAACCGATGAGAGGCCTTCGACCTGCGGTTGCCAGAAGCTCCCGTCGAGCGGGAAGCCGTGGATGAGGAGGAGGGCTTGCTTCATGCCGGGAGTCCATCGATGCTGCGCGCGTTCCTATCGGCTTGGTAGGCACGCACCCCGTCCTCGCCCTTCTTCACCGCCCAGTCGATCAGTTGTTGCCGTTCGCCTTCGTGCGTGTACAAGGGCACGCCGAATCCGCACGAGGTCTGCACCGATTCTATGTGGAGCAAGATGATCTGCCGCTCGCCGGGGATGGTATCGCCGAAGGAAGGACGGAGTGCAAGCCAGCCTTCATCGGCGGGCCGCACCACCTGTCCAGTTCCGTAGAGGCGCAGGATCAAGGGGGCACCTTCGAACGCGCAGAACATGAATGTGAGCCTTCCGTTATCGCGCAGGTGCGCAGCCGTTTCGTTGCCACTTCCTGTCAGGTCCAGATAACCCGCTCGTTGAGGTGAGAGCACAAGGAAGGTGTTAAGGCCCTTCGGTGAGAGGTTCACCCTTCCATGATTAGGCGCCGTGCCCACGAAGAACATCCGTTGCGCAGCGATGAATGCCATGAGCCGGTCATCGAGGCGGTCCATGAACTTGGCCATGGCGCCAAATTAGGCGCCCACCCAGCGTGCTAGATTGCGGCCATGCGCGCCTGCACGCTGCTCCCCCTGCTCCTTGCATTGAATGCCGCTTGGGCCAAGGACTACATCGTCCCCGCCAACGATGTCGCCGGCTTCTTCGCGACGCTGCCCAAGGATGCCACGCGCGTTACGTTCTCTGCGGCTGACGTGTACAAGTGCAACACCGACATCGTGCTGCCCGACGCCCAACTGCTCGTGATCGATGGGGCAGGGGCGAAGCTGGTGCTCGGGCCCAACAGCAACGGTTTCACACGCGCGATCAAGGACCAGAAGGATGCGCTGGCCCGCGTGGGCAGCCGCTACGCGATCCGCGATTTCGCGGCCATCGAGGGCGGCAGGAAGGCCATCGACCTGAAGGCCACGCTTGGCAGCGTGATCGAGAACGTGCGCTGCGTGGGACAGAGCGAGGCGGCCATCGACCTGCGCTTCTGCCTGATGGCCCGAGTGAGCAATGTGCTGGTCACGAATCCCAAGGCGCGCGGCATCGTGGTGCGACAAGGCGATTGGCCCGGCGCATCGTGGAGCAACAGCCAGAGCAACCACACGGTGCTGGAGCAATGCCGCGTGTACTGCACGGCCACCACCACGCAAGCCTTCAGCGTGCTGCACAGCAGCGGAGTGCGCATGGCGGATTGCATCAGCGAAGGGACGCCCTGCGATCACGACCTCTTCCTCAGCGCAGCGATCGATGGCAAGGAGGACCAGCCCGCGCGCAACACCGTGGTGAAGCAGTTCGTGCTATCCAACTTCCATGTGGAGCACGCCGCGCGCAAGGCCAGCATCCATGTGAACATGCCGCCGCGCGCTGCAGTTGATCTCAGCGGCATCTACTGGAACGGCAGGATGAGCGCTCCGGTGATCGACTACATCAGCGGGCAGCTCAACCTCAGCAGCATCGGCTGGTGGGACGATGGCTTCGTGATCGCCACGC
Coding sequences within it:
- a CDS encoding pyridoxamine 5'-phosphate oxidase family protein, with translation MAKFMDRLDDRLMAFIAAQRMFFVGTAPNHGRVNLSPKGLNTFLVLSPQRAGYLDLTGSGNETAAHLRDNGRLTFMFCAFEGAPLILRLYGTGQVVRPADEGWLALRPSFGDTIPGERQIILLHIESVQTSCGFGVPLYTHEGERQQLIDWAVKKGEDGVRAYQADRNARSIDGLPA
- a CDS encoding alpha/beta fold hydrolase; this translates as MKQALLLIHGFPLDGSFWQPQVEGLSSVAEVLAPDLRGFGTDRREVPRAMSMEAYADDLHALLDERGIERAVLCGLSMGGYVAMAFAEQWPERVQGLILCNTRSSADTDEGKAAREQTASDALDKGAAVIARAMIPKVLSERTRREQADVAARVEAIMASQRPEAIAAASRGMALRADRTHVLSNFNGPALIITGSVDALMPLPTSEAMHAALPGSRLVVIEGAAHLSPVEAPERFNAEVSLFLKQLA